The DNA segment ACCAGATTCGTGGTGGTAGTCGCCCGGAGCGCGAAGTCCGCGATCGAGCCGCCTTCGTCGATGCCGACGTAGTCGGGCTGCGCGTTTCGCGCCGGCATCTGGGCGCGGTTCGCGTAGTCCCAGGTATTCATCCGCCGCCACCCATCGGTCAGGACCCAGTCCATGCTCGCGGGCCCGATCACCGCGGGGTCGGTGTTGATGCTGTCGCCCGTCCGGTTGTCCACAAGCAGGTAAGCGGTGACGTCCTGCTGGTTGAGCGTCACTTCCATCTGGAATGAGCCGTTGTCCTTGTTGTCATTGCGGGTGCTGACGTATTCGCTGCCGGGCACGGTCAGGTAGGTGGGTAATCCGGCCACGATACTGCCCGCCGCGGGATCACCGGTCGACAAGGTCAGATTGCCGGCCGAGGTGAACACGGCGCCCTTGTATTGGTGGGTGCGGTCCGTGTAGCAGAATACCTCCTCGCCGAAGGGAACGACGACGCCAGTCTGGTCGTTCTCCCGTTGGGAGCTGTACGTGCCGCCGTTGGTGATCGGCCCGTCGGAGCCGGAATCGGTCACCGAAAGGATTAGCTTGGTCGCATCCAAAAGAACCAGGTTCACCCTGACCAGATGCGCCGTGGCCGGAGCGCAGGTACTGGTCACCTGCACGTAGGCCGTGTAGGCGCCGGGCGACAGGCCCGCGATGGCGTAGTTGACGGTCACCGTGTCGGTTGCTCCGGGGGCCAGCGGGCTGGCCGGCGCCGTCTTGCTGAGCGAGATCCAGCTCACGTCGCCGGGTGTCGTGGCGTCGATCATCTCCTGGGCCGTGTAGGAGACCGGGCCGGCGTCGCCGTAGGCCGTGAGGGTGATGGGCGAGCCCGCCGGGTTGGTGCTGTTGGCGAAACCTTGTGCCGAAACGGACGAGGGCGACACGAGCAGCGCGCAGACCGCTGCTCGGGGATTCGGCACCACGACCAGGCCGTACATGTTATTGCCCGTGGCCTGCTCCTTCAGGTTGATCACCGAACCGGCGCTGAAGTCCTTCCGGTAGACGGTCGCGAACTGGTTGAGTCCTTCGCCGGGGCCATACGCCAAGCCTCCAGGGGTGGTCGCGTGGGGTCGAGCCGAGAAGTCGGTGATCGACGAACCCTCGTCGTAGCCGACGAAGTCCGGCTGACCGTTCGGCGACAGGCCGGTGTTCACCTGGACCCAGCCGTCGTCGGCCACCCAGGGCAGCAACCCGGTGCCACCGCTGCCCAACGCGGGGGGAAGCGTGTAGCCGCCGTTGCCATTCCGGTTGTCAATGAGGAGGTAAGCGGTGACGTTCTGTGCTCCGATGGTCACGTTGATACCGAACGGCGCGGCATTGTCCCGGTTGGTGTTGAGGGAAGCGACGTACTCGCCGCCCACCAGGTAAGGCGGCATGATGCCGATCGTGTTACCGGTCGTGGAGAGCAGGCCGGTGGCCGAGTTGAATCTCGGGGCGTTGTATTCGTGGGTGCGGTCGGTGTAGCAGGGAACGTCCTCCCCGAAGAGCACGATGCCCGGATCCACCGGGGGCAGAGCGGCATAGTAGCCGAGGTCGTTCTCCCGCTGGGTGGTGACCCCGTTCAGAACCGGCGCATCCGAACTGACGTCGGTCACATAGGAAATGAGCTGTGCGTTACCGCCGAGCGGGATGGCCAGGATGAGGGCGGCGGCGCCGCAAGCCAGACGACACCGACTGATCCGGATCTGCGAACCCTTGGAGCGCATAACTTCCTCCTTCCGTCTGTAGATATGGCCCCGCGTTCTTTGCGAGGTTTCTGCTTCGACCCGATCTGGCCACGCTCAAGAGGCGCGCATGCGTCAGGAGCGAATCCCGAAACGGACTGTCCAGAGGCAGGAAGATTGGCCTTTGTCACCCCCGAACGTGGTTTCCCGGGTTACGACTTCTGTGTTCTTCGCACCCTCTCGTGCCAAGGCAATTCTCAGGATGGGGGCGGCGTCGCGCCGCTCCGCGCTCAGCTGCGAATCTACGCTCCTATGTACCGCGCGCACGGGTCCAAGTCAAGGAATTTGGCGATCTGGCGGGCCGGAAGGGCGGTCTGGGCGGATTCTCTCCGGACCTGCGGCCGGTCTGCCCGACAGGTCGCGACGGCGGTGGGGCGGAGGGGGCGGTGTAGAGAATCTCTGAGTCGGGCAGGGGTGGAAGTGAATGGCCGGAAGCCGAGTTGGTCGCCCGCGACGGCGTGGTTCACGGTCCTCGGCGTTGGGTCAGGCGCCTCCCGATTTCGGGCCGCGTTCGAGTTCGAGGCAGGCTCTTTCGACGGTGAGGTGTTCGAGTTCCGTCGGATCGGGTTCGGCCCCGACGCCGGGGACATCGGGCAGGGTGACCTGGGACGGGCCCGAGAGCACGATCTCCGGGCGAGCCATGTCTTTCCGGAAGAACCGACTGCTGGGGAAGATGTCGGAGGGATACCGGATGTTGGGCAGCGAGGCCATGGCCATGCAGTGGCGTGCCCCAAGGGCGGACTCGAGCATGCCGCCGACCCAGCAAGGGACACCCGCCTGCAGGCAGAGGTCTTGGATTCTCAGTGCTGGGGTGAGCCCGCCGACGCGACAGGGCTTGATGTTGACCCACCGGCAGGCGCCGATCTCGATTGCCTGGCGGACCCGGTGCGGCGAGGTGATGCTCTCGTCCAGACAGATCGGCGTCTCGATCTGCTTCTGCAGGGTCGCATGGTCCACGAGATCGTCGTGCATGAGCGGCTGTTCGATCATCGCGAGGTGGAAACGATCGAGCCGCCGGAACATATCTACGTCCTTGAGCGAGTATCCGCTGTTGCAGTCGATATGGAAGACCGTCTTGGGGAACGTCCGGCGGACGGCATCCACCATGTGCAGATCCCAGCCGGGCGCGTATTTCAGCTTGACTCGCTTGAAGCCCGCCTTGACGGCTTCGTCGATCATGGCCAGCAGGGCGTTGATCGTTTCCATGGCTCCGAAGTCGGCGCCGACATCGACGGCTCCGCCCCGCCCGCCGATGGCCTGCCAGAGCGGCCGTGCGGTCAGGCGGGCGTGCAGA comes from the Phycisphaerae bacterium genome and includes:
- the menC gene encoding o-succinylbenzoate synthase, whose amino-acid sequence is MPVVPTIDAIKIYRLKMPLVYPFRTAYGSDDAVGSVVVKLVSGGSYGWGESQPFRFPTYGPEYSAGVFLTVREVLAPVLLGREIDTGETLQELLSCFKGNFFAKAALDMAWWDLHARLTARPLWQAIGGRGGAVDVGADFGAMETINALLAMIDEAVKAGFKRVKLKYAPGWDLHMVDAVRRTFPKTVFHIDCNSGYSLKDVDMFRRLDRFHLAMIEQPLMHDDLVDHATLQKQIETPICLDESITSPHRVRQAIEIGACRWVNIKPCRVGGLTPALRIQDLCLQAGVPCWVGGMLESALGARHCMAMASLPNIRYPSDIFPSSRFFRKDMARPEIVLSGPSQVTLPDVPGVGAEPDPTELEHLTVERACLELERGPKSGGA